A window of Azospirillum lipoferum 4B contains these coding sequences:
- a CDS encoding sugar phosphate isomerase/epimerase family protein, protein MRLSLCTISFRHHLVSLEDLAVWAAGNGFQGIELWGAHARNMAAVSDRGGDWLAQFGLSVPMVSDYLPLDGDPDALVRKTLDLCRLAQRWGAPKIRTFAGGTGSAETSPERRIFIAERLRTLCGLAADHGLSLLVETHPGTLADNLTATRALIAAVGHPALKVNFDVLHVWEGGDDPVAARRALRPHIGHYHLKNIRDRDDLSVFEPANVYAAAGRRDGMVPLFDGVVDYRRFLAELADDPAAEGSLEWFGDDCYAVLRRDRDDVEAALAPMAGVLPRRVAGTRHGAA, encoded by the coding sequence ATGAGACTGTCGCTCTGCACCATCAGCTTCCGCCACCATCTGGTGTCGCTGGAGGATCTGGCCGTCTGGGCCGCCGGCAACGGCTTCCAGGGGATCGAGCTGTGGGGGGCACATGCCCGCAATATGGCGGCGGTGTCCGACCGCGGCGGCGACTGGCTGGCGCAGTTCGGCCTGTCGGTGCCGATGGTCAGCGATTACCTGCCGCTGGACGGCGACCCCGACGCGCTGGTGCGCAAGACGCTGGACCTCTGCCGGCTGGCGCAGCGCTGGGGTGCGCCCAAGATCCGGACCTTCGCCGGCGGCACCGGCAGTGCCGAGACCTCGCCGGAGCGCAGGATCTTCATCGCGGAGCGGCTGCGAACGCTGTGCGGGCTGGCCGCCGACCATGGGCTATCGCTGCTGGTGGAGACCCACCCCGGCACGCTGGCCGACAACCTGACGGCCACCCGCGCGCTGATCGCCGCGGTCGGCCACCCGGCGCTGAAGGTCAATTTCGACGTGCTGCATGTCTGGGAGGGCGGCGACGATCCGGTGGCGGCCCGGCGGGCGCTGCGTCCGCATATCGGCCATTATCACCTGAAGAACATCCGCGACCGCGACGACCTGTCGGTGTTCGAGCCGGCCAATGTCTATGCCGCGGCCGGACGGCGCGACGGCATGGTGCCGCTGTTCGACGGGGTGGTGGATTATCGCCGCTTCCTCGCCGAGCTGGCGGACGATCCGGCGGCGGAAGGCTCGCTGGAGTGGTTCGGCGACGATTGCTATGCGGTGCTGCGCCGCGACCGCGACGATGTCGAGGCGGCCCTGGCCCCGATGGCGGGCGTCCTGCCCCGCCGTGTCGCCGGAACCCGGCACGGCGCAGCGTAG
- a CDS encoding ISAs1-like element ISAli14 family transposase — protein MSEEFDETFQRSRLRSLLDHFSVLKDPREAPEVRYPLREVLFLVVAATIADCEDYDEIALWGRNHLEFLRRFSEFHFGTPCADWLRVVMNRIGPDLFQACFTDWALALRPDAPKLIAIDGKTSRRSHDRAAGRKALHLVSAWATTERLVLAQEAVDEKENECAVIPEILERLDLNGAVVTIDAIACNPAIATAITERKGDYLLAVKANQPTLFAEIGRYFDDPEARIAEHTAVDKGHGRIESRRYAVSQEVDWLSGDRRYPDEPRFPHLKTIALVESVVEKAGSVSTMRRLFLSSAALTSHRLEQAVRGHWGIENCLHWVLDVTFREDQSRLRKGHGARNMAVVRHFAINAVRVGKGKHSIKSTRKLAGWDPNVLANLLTPSSH, from the coding sequence ATGTCCGAGGAGTTCGACGAGACGTTCCAGCGGTCGCGCCTGCGCAGCCTGCTTGACCATTTTTCCGTCCTTAAGGACCCGCGCGAGGCTCCGGAAGTCCGGTACCCGCTGCGGGAGGTGCTGTTTCTGGTGGTGGCCGCGACCATAGCGGACTGTGAGGACTACGATGAGATCGCCCTGTGGGGGCGTAATCATCTGGAGTTCCTGCGGCGCTTTTCGGAGTTCCACTTCGGCACGCCGTGTGCGGACTGGCTTCGGGTGGTGATGAACCGGATTGGGCCGGACCTGTTCCAGGCCTGCTTTACCGATTGGGCGTTGGCGTTGCGCCCGGACGCGCCGAAGCTGATCGCCATCGACGGCAAGACCTCGCGGCGCAGCCATGACCGGGCCGCCGGGCGCAAGGCGCTGCATCTGGTGTCTGCCTGGGCCACCACCGAACGCCTGGTGCTGGCCCAGGAAGCCGTGGACGAGAAGGAGAACGAGTGCGCGGTGATCCCCGAGATCCTGGAGCGCCTGGATCTGAACGGCGCGGTGGTCACCATCGACGCCATCGCCTGCAATCCCGCCATCGCCACAGCCATCACCGAGCGCAAGGGCGACTATCTGCTGGCGGTAAAGGCCAATCAACCAACCCTGTTCGCCGAGATCGGCCGTTACTTCGATGATCCCGAGGCCCGGATCGCCGAGCACACCGCTGTCGACAAAGGCCATGGCCGGATCGAGAGCCGCCGCTATGCCGTCAGCCAGGAGGTCGACTGGCTGTCGGGCGACCGGCGCTATCCCGACGAACCCCGCTTCCCTCACCTCAAGACCATCGCCCTGGTCGAGAGCGTCGTCGAAAAGGCCGGCAGCGTAAGCACCATGCGGCGCCTCTTCCTCAGTTCGGCCGCGCTCACCTCCCACCGCCTCGAACAAGCTGTGCGCGGGCACTGGGGCATCGAAAACTGCCTGCACTGGGTCCTCGACGTCACCTTCCGCGAAGATCAATCCCGCCTGCGAAAAGGACACGGCGCCCGGAACATGGCCGTCGTCCGCCACTTCGCCATCAATGCCGTCCGCGTGGGAAAGGGAAAACACTCCATCAAATCAACCAGAAAGCTCGCAGGCTGGGACCCAAACGTCCTGGCAAACCTGCTTACACCTTCATCGCATTAA
- a CDS encoding anti-sigma factor family protein, which translates to MMGTRMNGECQADLHAYIDGELDAERRLAFEAFLASNPAAAARLHDYLHQREALRQGFARMAGESPRHTESLTGRLYGRLRTERLIRRFGPLAAAILLLVGGANIVALVHHQQKTASYSVPDFAEEAAEMHETAVSQSLAFSDLSLADLNAMAEGSTHRLGPITVKLPALDPNLLTLLRATLVPLNSGVGLQFVYRERDGEMLTLLVVAGDPIDDKGLHAVEERGLQLVYWRNGATAYTLAGSRSDSDLLVVAKKMADSVRRS; encoded by the coding sequence ATGATGGGGACCAGGATGAACGGTGAGTGCCAAGCCGACCTGCACGCCTATATCGACGGCGAACTCGATGCCGAGCGCCGGTTGGCGTTCGAGGCGTTCCTCGCCTCCAACCCGGCTGCCGCCGCCCGGCTGCACGACTATCTCCATCAGAGGGAAGCTCTGCGGCAAGGCTTTGCGCGGATGGCCGGCGAGTCTCCCCGACACACGGAAAGCCTGACCGGGCGCCTGTACGGCCGCTTGCGCACGGAGCGCCTCATCCGGCGCTTCGGTCCGCTCGCGGCGGCGATCCTGCTGCTGGTGGGCGGCGCCAACATCGTGGCCCTGGTCCATCACCAGCAGAAGACGGCCTCCTACAGCGTGCCGGACTTTGCGGAGGAAGCCGCCGAGATGCATGAAACGGCCGTCAGCCAAAGCCTGGCGTTTTCGGACCTGTCCCTGGCGGATCTGAATGCGATGGCAGAGGGGAGCACACACCGCCTTGGCCCAATCACGGTCAAGCTGCCGGCCTTGGACCCGAACCTGCTGACGCTGTTGCGGGCGACCCTGGTGCCGTTGAACAGCGGCGTCGGCCTGCAGTTCGTCTACCGCGAACGGGATGGCGAGATGCTGACGCTTTTGGTCGTCGCCGGGGATCCGATCGACGACAAGGGCCTGCACGCCGTCGAAGAGCGCGGGCTTCAGCTGGTCTATTGGCGCAACGGCGCCACCGCATACACGCTTGCGGGCAGTCGGTCTGACAGCGACCTGCTCGTGGTCGCCAAGAAAATGGCCGACAGCGTTAGGCGGTCCTGA
- a CDS encoding sigma-70 family RNA polymerase sigma factor encodes MTLSLRSQLSDHVRTLRRYAMTLVRNRDDAEDLVQETLVRAIGGARTYRPEANLRSWLFGILHNVHVSDRRRDQVRTRAAASIEPLVRSDIAPNQPDQVELARTMEAFARLPEDQRRALILVAVDGMSYQEAAGILSIPLGTLMSRLARGREALRADVRGEGGRGDDGRPAPLRVVK; translated from the coding sequence GTGACGTTGAGCCTGCGAAGCCAGTTGTCGGATCACGTCCGCACCTTGCGCCGCTACGCGATGACCCTGGTGCGCAACCGGGACGACGCGGAAGATCTGGTGCAGGAGACGCTGGTGCGGGCCATCGGCGGCGCCCGGACCTACCGGCCGGAGGCCAACCTGCGCTCCTGGCTGTTCGGCATCCTGCACAATGTCCATGTCAGCGACCGCCGCCGCGATCAGGTGCGGACCCGTGCGGCGGCGTCCATCGAGCCGCTCGTCCGCAGCGACATCGCGCCCAATCAGCCCGATCAGGTCGAACTCGCCCGCACCATGGAGGCCTTCGCCCGGCTTCCCGAGGATCAGCGGCGGGCGCTCATACTGGTCGCGGTCGACGGGATGAGCTACCAGGAGGCCGCCGGGATTCTCAGCATTCCGCTTGGAACGCTGATGTCGCGCCTCGCGCGCGGGCGGGAGGCGCTGCGCGCCGATGTGCGTGGGGAGGGAGGCCGCGGTGATGACGGCAGGCCGGCGCCTTTGCGGGTGGTGAAGTAA